The proteins below are encoded in one region of Drosophila santomea strain STO CAGO 1482 chromosome 2R, Prin_Dsan_1.1, whole genome shotgun sequence:
- the LOC120446514 gene encoding 26S proteasome non-ATPase regulatory subunit 7 — MPSQEVSVNKVIVHPLVLLSVVDHFNRMGKIGNQKRVVGVLLGCWRSKGVLDVSNSFAVPFDEDDKDKSVWFLDHDYLENMYGMFKKVNARERVVGWYHTGPKLHQNDIAINELVRRYCPNSVLVIIDAKPKDLGLPTEAYISVEEVHDDGSPTSKTFEHVPSEIGAEEAEEVGVEHLLRDIKDTTVGSLSQKITNQLMGLKGLNAQLRDIKQYLQRVGDSKMPINHQIVYQLQDIFNLLPDITNDQFTGTMYVKTNDQMLVVYLASMVRSIIALHNLINNKLANRDAEEGKSDSKEAKEKNKESKDKDNKETKDKDGKKTEEKADKGKDEGGKGSRK, encoded by the exons ATGCCGTCGCAGGAGGTGAGCGTAAACAAAGTGATTGTGCATCCATTGGTTCTGCTGTCCGTGGTGGATCACTTCAACCGGATGGGAAAGATAGGCAACCAGAAGCGCGTGGTGGGAGTCCTTCTGGGCTGCTGGCGATCCAAGGGTGTCCTCGATGTGTCCAACAGCTTCGCAG TGCCCTTCGACGAAGATGACAAGGACAAGTCGGTGTGGTTCCTGGACCACGACTACCTGGAGAACATGTACGGCATGTTCAAGAAGGTCAACGCCAGGGAACGGGTCGTGGGATGGTATCACACGGGTCCCAAGCTCCACCAAAACGACATAGCCATCAACGAGCTGGTCCGCCGCTATTGTCCCAACTCCGTGCTGGTGATCATCGACGCCAAGCCCAAGGATCTGGGCCTGCCCACAGAGGCGTACATATCGGTGGAGGAAGTCCATGACGATGGCTCCCCGACCAGCAAAACCTTCGAACATGTGCCCAGCGAGATTGGCGccgaggaggcggaggaggtgggCGTGGAACACCTGCTGCGTGACATCAAGGACACAACCGTGGGCAGCCTGTCGCAAAAGATCACCAACCAGCTCATGGGCCTCAAAGGCCTGAATGCCCAACTGCGTGATATCAAACAGTATCTGCAGCGCGTCGGCGACAGTAAGATGCCCATCAACCACCAGATTGTCTATCAGCTACAGGACATTTTCAACCTGCTGCCCGACATAACCAATGACCAGTTCACGGGCACGATGTACGTGAAGACCAACGACCAGATGCTGGTCGTCTACCTGGCCTCAATGGTGCGCTCGATCATTGCCCTGCACAACCTGATCAACAACAAGCTGGCCAACCGCGACGCCGAGGAGGGTAAGAGTGACAGCAAGGAAGCTAAGGAGAAGAACAAGGAGAGCAAGGATAAGGACAACAAGGAGACCAAGGACAAGGACGGCAAGAAGACGGAGGAGAAGGCCGACAAGGGCAAGGACGAAGGCGGCAAGGGTTCGCGCAAATAG